The following nucleotide sequence is from Polyangia bacterium.
CCGTGGCCATGAATGCCGCACGTCCCGCACTCGCCTTGCGAGTGCGAGGGCTCGCACGACCGACAGCTGTCCATGTACGCCAGCGTTTCGTTGAGCTCGCTCACCAGATGGGTCAGCCGCCCGATGGTTTCTTCGGTTTCACGCAACTTGTCGGCGAAGATCTCCCGGATGCGGTCCATCGCCTTGGGCGCGGTGTCACACTCTTCCCAGCCACGCAGGAACGCCTTGATCTCGGTCAAGCTGAAACCCATGTCCTGCAGCTTCTGGATCCACTCGATCCGCGCCAAGGCCCGGCCCGAATAAAGACGGAAGCCACCCTTCGACCGCACCGCCGGCGTCAGCAGCCCCAACTCCTCATAAAGGTGTAGCGCTCGGACGGATTTGCCCGTCTTCTTCGCCAGTTCTCCCACCTTTAAGAGGGTCAGATTTTCCGCCGATACTTCCACGCGATTTCTCCGATGTGCCGCTGTTTCAGGTCAAACCCTAACTCTTACGTATACGTAAGGGTAATATGTTGAGGCAACTCGCCGCTGTCAAGCCGATTTGCAACCCGGCCTGCGTCCAAACATATTTGTCATTGAGGGGTTATTCGCGAGGCCGGTCTTGAAGTTGTCGGTTTTCCGCCTATTGGTCTGGTTGGCGCTCGGCGCTGGCGCGTGCGCCACCGCACCTGCGGTCGGGCGCGGCGGACCAGTCTATGAGATCTCCATCGCGGCCGTGGATGGCCAGCCAACAGCGGC
It contains:
- a CDS encoding MerR family transcriptional regulator is translated as MEVSAENLTLLKVGELAKKTGKSVRALHLYEELGLLTPAVRSKGGFRLYSGRALARIEWIQKLQDMGFSLTEIKAFLRGWEECDTAPKAMDRIREIFADKLRETEETIGRLTHLVSELNETLAYMDSCRSCEPSHSQGECGTCGIHGHGGKAPLLVEGISRR